The following proteins are encoded in a genomic region of Oryza brachyantha chromosome 11, ObraRS2, whole genome shotgun sequence:
- the LOC102710246 gene encoding aladin: protein MPSFPPPGAVTICEINRDLVAADALSDDRAKEAYGDVLGMVFSPIPFQPDAPAANEAQPAEIVPKASLVSTIAESFKQMLFPSCDPNLLEELDTQKVSWNQHKHCLAFVSERNQVTVHDFEEPDNKESYILTNDQQKDVKAVEWRPNSGKMIAVACKGGICLWSASYPGNVASVKSGVTSSSFGAFPRGSGGQWILVDILRGSANELVTALCWKPDGRYLVSASCDSPSFTIWDVSQGLGTPIRRGLSSISLVRWSPTGDYLLTAKLDGTFHLWETNTWTSEPWSSSNGYVSGANWDPEGRTALLSFSNSTTLGSVHFSSKPPSLDAHLLPVELAEISSVIVSRGIEKLAWDSSGERLALSFKDGNEIYHGLVAVYDVRRSPLISVSLVGFIRGPGEGAKPLAFAFHSKFKQGPLLSVCWSSGWCCTYPLILRPH, encoded by the exons ATGCCGAGCTTcccgccgcccggcgccgTCACCATCTGCGAGATCAACCGCGACCTCG TTGCGGCGGATGCGCTGTCGGATGATCGAGCCAAGGAGGCCTACGGCGATGTCCTC GGAATGGTCTTCAGCCCGATTCCTTTCCAGCCGGATGCTCCTGCTGCCAATGAAGCTCAGCCCGCAGAGATTGTCCCCAAAGCAAGTTTGGTGTCAACCATAGCCGAGTCCTTCAAACAAATGCTCTTCCCTTCTTGTGAT CCAAATCTGCTTGAAGAATTGGATACCCAGAAAGTAAGCTGGAATCAGCACAAGCATTGCTTGGCGTTTGTATCTGAGAGGAACCAAGTTACAGTTCATGACTTTGAGGAGCCAG ATAATAAAGAATCCTATATTCTAACAAATGACCAGCAAAAGGATGTTAAAGCTGTTGAATGGAGGCCAAATAGTGGAAAGATGATTGCTGTTGCCTGCAA gGGAGGGATATGCCTTTGGTCAGCATCATATCCTGGCAATGTTGCATCTGTGAAATCTGGTGTCACCTCTTCTTCATTTGGTGCCTTCCCTAGAGGTTCTGGAGGTCAATGGATACTTGTGGACATTCTCCGTGGTTCTGCTAATGAGCTAGTTACTGCACTTTGTTGGAAGCCTGATGGAAG ATACTTGGTATCTGCCTCTTGTGATAGCCCATCATTCACAATTTGGGATGTTTCTCAAG GGTTGGGAACACCTATACGACGTGGATTAAGTAGTATATCATTAGTGCGGTGGTCACCCACTGGAGATTACCTTTTAACTGCTAAGCT tgATGGAACTTTTCACTTATGGGAAACAAATACATGGACGTCAGAACCGTGGTCTTCATCTAATGGATATGTATCT GGAGCAAATTGGGACCCAGAAGGTCGTACTGCACTGTTATCCTTTTCTAACTCAACTACACTGGGCTCAGTTCACTTCTCATCAAAGCCACCATCTTTAG ATGCCCATCTCCTACCAGTTGAACTTGCTGAAATTTCCTCTGTGATTGTTAG CCGAGGCATAGAGAAATTGGCATGGGATTCTTCAGGAGAGCGCTTGGCATTGTCATTCAAAGATGGTAATGAAATTTATCATGGCCTTGTTGCTGTCTATGATGTGAGGAGATCTCCACTTATCTCAGTTTCACTTGT TGGATTCATTAGAGGACCTGGAGAAGGAGCAAAACCACTTGCATTTGCCTTCCATAGCAAATTTAAGCAAGGGCCATTGCTTTCTGTG TGCTGGAGTAGTGGCTGGTGCTGTACATATCCCCTCATACTTCGTCCTCATTGA
- the LOC107305329 gene encoding protein ROOT PRIMORDIUM DEFECTIVE 1, with protein sequence MASVVFGQRNLLAFHLRRNKLDELSRYGPFSCSIQRRWKKPVDSARTRLEGRTRDHRLDKLMTQLKNLRLALDLHELISQQRNSYASLQLLSRWRHEIGLNLEIGAFLKKYPHIFNIYMHPIKRNECCKVTRRMTDLIAEEDAVIRENEPSVVKRLKKLLMLSKDGSLNTHALWLIRRELGLPDDYRCSILSNHQSGFSLGSPDTLTLATTDENLAIANVEEWRAKEYTEKWLAESETKYAFPINFPTGFKIEKGFREKLGNWQRLPYTKPYEKNGLHPIRNVERLEKRIVGILHELLSLTVERMIPLERLSHFRRPFDMEVNLRELILKHPGIFYISTKGSTQTVLLRESYSKGCLIEPNPVYNVRRKMLGLILSGCRGIDEMDSATWVSEEHNQESAT encoded by the coding sequence ATGGCCTCTGTAGTGTTTGGTCAAAGAAATTTACTTGCCTTTCATCTGAGAAGGAACAAATTGGATGAGTTATCCCGATATGGTCCTTTTAGTTGTAGCATACAGAGGAGGTGGAAAAAGCCAGTTGATTCAGCAAGAACTCGTCTGGAGGGCAGAACAAGGGATCATAGGCTCGACAAGCTGATGACTCAACTGAAGAACTTGAGGCTGGCTTTGGATTTACATGAGTTGATATCCCAGCAGAGGAACAGCTACGCATCTCTCCAACTCCTCTCCAGATGGAGACACGAGATTGGCCTAAACCTTGAGATTGGCGCCTTCCTCAAGAAATATCCCCACATTTTCAACATTTACATGCACCCGATCAAAAGGAATGAATGCTGTAAGGTTACCAGAAGGATGACTGATTTGATTGCAGAAGAAGATGCTGTCATCAGGGAAAATGAGCCTTCTGTTGTTAAGCGGCTGAAGAAGCTTCTCATGCTGTCTAAAGATGGAAGTCTGAATACACATGCATTGTGGCTCATAAGAAGGGAACTTGGGCTGCCCGATGACTACAGGTGCTCCATACTATCAAACCATCAGTCTGGTTTTTCTCTAGGTTCCCCTGATACTCTGACATTGGCCACTACGGATGAAAATCTAGCTATAGCCAATGTGGAAGAATGGAGAGCGAAGGAGTATACAGAAAAATGGTTAGCTGAATCTGAGACAAAATATGCTTTTCCTATAAACTTTCCAACTGGCTTTAAGATTGAGAAAGGTTTTAGGGAAAAGCTTGGAAACTGGCAGAGGCTTCCCTACACTAAGCCTTATGAGAAGAATGGATTGCATCCAATCCGCAATGTCGAGCGGCTCGAGAAACGTATTGttggcattcttcatgaactTTTAAGCTTGACAGTAGAAAGGATGATTCCACTTGAGAGGTTGTCGCACTTCAGAAGACCTTTTGATATGGAGGTAAACCTGCGAGAACTTATTCTTAAGCACCCTGGCATTTTCTACATCTCAACCAAAGGAAGCACACAGACTGTCCTTCTTAGAGAGAGTTACAGTAAGGGATGCCTAATTGAGCCTAACCCTGTCTACAATGTAAGAAGGAAAATGCTAGGTCTTATTTTGTCAGGATGTCGTGGCATTGATGAAATGGACAGTGCAACCTGGGTTTCTGAGGAGCACAATCAGGAAAGTGCTACATAG